In Streptomyces nojiriensis, the sequence CCTGATTGCCAACCAGGCTGAGGGAACCTTTGGGCGCCTCCGTTACCCTTTGGGAGGCAACCGCCCCAGTTAAACTACCCATCAGACACTGTCCCTGATCCGGATCACGGACCGAGGTTAGACATCCAGCACGACCAGAGTGGTATTTCAACGGCGACTCCACAACCACTGGCGTGGCTGCTTCAAAGTCTCCCACCTATCCTACACAAGCCGAACCGAACACCAATATCAAACTGTAGTAAAGGTCCCGGGGTCTTTCCGTCCTGCTGCGCGAAACGAGCATCTTTACTCGTAGTGCAATTTCACCGGGCCTATGGTTGAGACAGTCGAGAAGTCGTTACGCCATTCGTGCAGGTCGGAACTTACCCGACAAGGAATTTCGCTACCTTAGGATGGTTATAGTTACCACCGCCGTTTACTGGCGCTTAAGTTCTCAGCTTCGCAACCCCGAAAGGTCACTAACCGGTCCCCTTAACGTTCCAGCACCGGGCAGGCGTCAGTCCGTATACATCGCCTTACGGCTTCGCACGGACCTGTGTTTTTAGTAAACAGTCGCTTCTCGCTGGTCTCTGCGGCCACCCCCAGCTCACGGAGCAAGTCCGATCACCAGTGATGGCCCCCCTTCTCCCGAAGTTACGGGGGCATTTTGCCGAGTTCCTTAACCATAGTTCACCCGAACGCCTCGGTATTCTCTACCTGACCACCTGAGTCGGTTTAGGGTACGGGCCGCCATGAAACTCGCTAGAGGCTTTTCTCGACAGCATAGGATCATCCACTTCACCACAATCGGCTCGGCATCAGGTCTCAGCCTTAATGAGGGACGGATTTGCCTACCCCTCGGCCTACACCCTTACCCCGGGACTACCACCGCCCGGGCTGGACTACCTTCCTGCGTCACCCCATCGCTTACCTACTACAAGTCTGGTTCGTCGGCTCCACCACTTTCCTTTCCCCGAAGGGTCCGGAACGGCTTCACGGACTTAGCATCGCCTGATTCGATATTGGGCGTTTCAAAGCGGGTACCGGAATATCAACCGGTTGTCCATCGACTACGCCTGTCGGCCTCGCCTTAGGTCCCGACTTACCCTGGGCAGATCAGCTTGACCCAGGAACCCTTAGTCAATCGGCGCACACGTTTCTCACGTGTGTATCGCTACTCATGCCTGCATTCTCACTCGTGAACCGTCCACAACTAGCTTCCGCTGCTGCTTCACCCGGCACACGACGCTCCCCTACCCATCACAGCAGGCGTTGGCCCTATTGCTGCAATGACACGACTTCGGCGGTACGCTTGAGCCCCGCTACATTGTCGGCGCGGAATCACTTGACCAGTGAGCTATTACGCACTCTTTCAAGGGTGGCTGCTTCTAAGCCAACCTCCTGGTTGTCTCTGCGACTCCACATCCTTTCCCACTTAGCGTACGCTTAGGGGCCTTAGTCGATGCTCTGGGCTGTTTCCCTCTCGACCATGGAGCTTATCCCCCACAGTCTCACTGCCGTGCTCTCACTTACCGGCATTCGGAGTTTGGCTAAGGTCAGTAACCCGGTAGGGCCCATCGCCTATCCAGTGCTCTACCTCCGGCAAGAAACACACGACGCTGCACCTAAATGCATTTCGGGGAGAACCAGCTATCACGGAGTTTGATTGGCCTTTCACCCCTAACCACAGGTCATCCCCCAGGTTTTCAACCCTGGTGGGTTCGGTCCTCCACGAAGTCTTACCTCCGCTTCAACCTGCCCATGGCTAGATCACTCCGCTTCGGGTCTAGAGCGTGCAACTCAATCGCCCTATTCGGACTCGCTTTCGCTACGGCTTCCCCACACGGGTTAACCTCGCTACACACCGCTAACTCGCAGGCTCATTCTTCAAAAGGCACGCAGTCACGACCGTCATTCCGAAGAATGACGGCGACGCTCCCACGGCTTGTAGGCACACGGTTTCAGGTACTATTTCACTCCGCTCCCGCGGTACTTTTCACCATTCCCTCACGGTACTATCCGCTATCGGTCACCAGGGAATATTTAGGCTTAGCGGGTGGTCCCGCCAGATTCACACGGGATTTCTCGGGCCCCGTGCTACTTGGGAGATGAGCAAGCAAGCCGCTGATGTTTCGTCTACGGGGGTCTTACCCTCTACGCCGGACCTTTCGCATGTCCTTCGACTACATCAACGGTTTCTGACTCGCCGACCGGCCGGCAGACCGATCAAGCTCATTCCCACAACCCCGCATGCGCAACCCCTGCCGGGTATCACACGCATACGGTTTGGCCTCATCCGGTTTCGCTCGCCACTACTCCCGGAATCACGGTTGTTTTCTCTTCCTGAGGGTACTGAGATGTTTCACTTCCCCTCGTTCCCTCCACACTGCCTATGTGTTCAGCAGTGGGTGACAGCCCATGACGACTGCCGGGTTTCCCCATTCGGACACCCCCGGATCAAAGCTCAGTTGGCAGCTCCCCGGGGCCTATCGCGGCCTCTCACGTCCTTCATCGGTTCCTGGTGCCAAGGCATCCACCGTGCGCCCTTAAAAACTTGGCCACAGATGCTCGCGTCCACTGTGTAGTTCTCAAACAACGACCAGCCACCCATCACCCTGCTCTCAAAGAGAACAAGTTCACTGGGGCCGGCACTGAAGATCTCAACCTTACGGCCGTACCTTCAGGACCCAACAACGTGCCAAGCACGACCATTCAAGATCTCGTCACTTTCCACGCCGAAGCAGTACTTGTGAAGGACTCTCATGACCGTGCCAACTAATCAACGTTCCACCCATGAGCTGACCGTGCAGAACGTTTGTCTGCAATCGGTACTGTGCTCCTTAGAAAGGAGGTGATCCAGCCGCACCTTCCGGTACGGCTACCTTGTTACGACTTCGTCCCAATCGCCAGTCCCACCTTCGACAGCTCCCTCCCTTACGGGTTGGGCCACCGGCTTCGGGTGTTACCGACTTTCGTGACGTGACGGGCGGTGTGTACAAGGCCCGGGAACGTATTCACCGCAGCAATGCTGATCTGCGATTACTAGCGACTCCGACTTCATGGGGTCGAGTTGCAGACCCCAATCCGAACTGAGACCGGCTTTTTGAGATTCGCTCCACCTCACGGTATCGCAGCTCATTGTACCGGCCATTGTAGCACGTGTGCAGCCCAAGACATAAGGGGCATGATGACTTGACGTCGTCCCCACCTTCCTCCGAGTTGACCCCGGCGGTCTCCTGTGAGTCCCCATCACCCCGAAGGGCATGCTGGCAACACAGGACAAGGGTTGCGCTCGTTGCGGGACTTAACCCAACATCTCACGACACGAGCTGACGACAGCCATGCACCACCTGTATACCGACCACAAGGGGGGCACTATCTCTAATGCTTTCCGGTATATGTCAAGCCTTGGTAAGGTTCTTCGCGTTGCGTCGAATTAAGCCACATGCTCCGCCGCTTGTGCGGGCCCCCGTCAATTCCTTTGAGTTTTAGCCTTGCGGCCGTACTCCCCAGGCGGGGAACTTAATGCGTTAGCTGCGGCACCGACGACGTGGAATGTCGCCAACACCTAGTTCCCAACGTTTACGGCGTGGACTACCAGGGTATCTAATCCTGTTCGCTCCCCACGCTTTCGCTCCTCAGCGTCAGTAATGGCCCAGAGATCCGCCTTCGCCACCGGTGTTCCTCCTGATATCTGCGCATTTCACCGCTACACCAGGAATTCCGATCTCCCCTACCACACTCTAGCTAGCCCGTATCGAATGCAGACCCGAGGTTAAGCCTCGGGCTTTCACATCCGACGTGACAAGCCGCCTACGAGCTCTTTACGCCCAATAATTCCGGACAACGCTTGCGCCCTACGTATTACCGCGGCTGCTGGCACGTAGTTAGCCGGCGCTTCTTCTGCAGGTACCGTCACTTTCGCTTCTTCCCTGCTGAAAGAGGTTTACAACCCGAAGGCCGTCATCCCTCACGCGGCGTCGCTGCATCAGGCTTTCGCCCATTGTGCAATATTCCCCACTGCTGCCTCCCGTAGGAGTCTGGGCCGTGTCTCAGTCCCAGTGTGGCCGGTCGCCCTCTCAGGCCGGCTACCCGTCGTCGCCTTGGTGGGCCATTACCCCACCAACAAGCTGATAGGCCGCGGGCTCATCCTTCACCGCCGGAGCTTTCAACCCCCGCCCATGCAGGCAGGAGTGGTATCCGGTATTAGACCCCGTTTCCAGGGCTTGTCCCAGAGTGAAGGGCAGATTGCCCACGTGTTACTCACCCGTTCGCCACTAATCCACCCCGAAGGGCTTCATCGTTCGACTTGCATGTGTTAAGCACGCCGCCAGCGTTCGTCCTGAGCCAGGATCAAACTCTCCATGAATGTTTACCCGTAATCGGGTGCACACGCACGAAAGAGCGGGTCAGTCTTGGTCGGAATAAGACCGACTGACCACAACGTCCTCGCTGTGTTTGGTTGCCTGCCAGTGCCCGAAGGCCCGACAGGTCTTTTTCAAAGGAACCTCATCCACCGAAGTGGACGGGGTATCAACTTCTGGCGTTGATTTTTGGCACGCTGTTGAGTTCTCAAGGAACGGACGCTTCCTTTGTACTCACCCTCGCGGGCTTTCCTCCGGGCTTTCGTTCTGTTCTTGCGTTTCCGACTCTATCAGATCCTTTCGGGCCTGACCCCCAGTCAGCGGGGTTTGTCTTCCGGGCTGTTGGGCCCTTCCGACTCCTGAACTCTAGTGGATTTCCCCGGCGATTCATAATCGGCCTTCGGAAAGGAATTCGGGCATGCCGAATTCGTTCCCAGTGGGAGATCGTGCTGAGTTGGGTGCCGCAACGAGGCGGCGGGATTCGTTGCCTCCAAAACCTTCCGGCTCTGGGACAACTCGAAGAACCTTACGGACCCGCAGGGCTCGTGTCAACCCCGGTGGTCAGCTGGGTGACTGGAGGTCTTCCACACGGTCCAGCAGGCGGGTGAGCATGTCGCCGAGCACCCCGCGCTCCGCGGTGGAGAGGTCTTGGAGGAGGTCCTCCTCGAAGACCGTGGCCGCGCGCATCGCGTCCAGCCACTTGCTGCGGCCCTCGTCGGTGAGCTCCACGATCACGCGGACCCGGTTGGACTCGTCCCGCTCGCGGGTGACCAGGCCCTCCGCGGTCATGCGGTCGATCCGGTGGGTCATCGCCGCCGGCGTGAGGCCCAGCTGCTTCGCCAGTTCGCTCGGGCCCATCCGGTAGGGGGCGCCGGAGATGACGAGGGCCTTGAGGACCTCCCACTCCGCGTTGCTGATGCCCAGGGCCGCCGTCTGGCGGCCGTACGCGACGTTCATACGGCGGTTCAGGCGGCTCAGTGCCGAGACGACCTTCTCGACCTGGGGGTCCAGGTCCTGGAACTCGCGCTGATAGACGGCGATCTGTTCGTCGAGGCTCGGCTCGTGGACGGGCGCAGTGCCGTCGGGGGTGTCACCCATGGGTCGAAGTATCGCACGAGCTCGTTGGCATCTAACTCCTTCGATGTGTACTGTTAAGGCTTGAAGTTTAGCTATGAAGTCTTCAGGCTTCAGGTCTCAAAGGCAGGTGAGAAGTGACCAAGGTGATGGGCGCTGCGATGCGGCGGATCCAGGCCGGGAACGCGCTGACCGCGTTCGGCATCGGCTTCACGGTTCCGTTCCTCTACATCTACGTGGCGCAGGTGCGAGATCTGGGTTCCATGGCCGCCACGTGCGCGTTCGTGGCCTTCGCCCTCGGCGCTCTGGTCGCGCTGCCCTTCACCGG encodes:
- a CDS encoding MarR family winged helix-turn-helix transcriptional regulator encodes the protein MGDTPDGTAPVHEPSLDEQIAVYQREFQDLDPQVEKVVSALSRLNRRMNVAYGRQTAALGISNAEWEVLKALVISGAPYRMGPSELAKQLGLTPAAMTHRIDRMTAEGLVTRERDESNRVRVIVELTDEGRSKWLDAMRAATVFEEDLLQDLSTAERGVLGDMLTRLLDRVEDLQSPS